The genome window GCGGTCGCGAGACCGAGTTCGACGTGGTCTGCACGGTCGAGGGCTCGGGCCTGTCGGGCCAGGCCGGCGCCATCCGCCACGGCCTGTCGCACGCCCTGACGCATTATGAGCCGGCGCTGCGCCCGGTCCTGAAGCCGCACGGCTTCCTGACCCGCGACAGCCGCGTCGTCGAGCGCAAGAAGTACGGCCGCGCCAAGGCCCGCAAGTCCTTCCAGTTCTCGAAGCGCTAAGTCGCGACCCGCGACTGGGATTACAAAGGCGCTTCGGGGAAACCTGGAGCGCCTTTTTCTTTTTCCCTTCCCCTCTCCCGGCGGGAGAGGGCTTGAGCCTCCAGGAGCGAAGCGATTGGTCAGGCGAAAGGGTGAGGGGTTAATGTGCCAACCGGTGAGGGCGAAACCCCTCACCCTTTCGCGCGAGAACGACGGGCGTTCGCCCGCCGTGCGCTCAAGCCCTCTCCCTCCGGGAGAGGGATCGGGGAACGACGATGGCGACCATCTTCATCGACGGCGAGGCCGGGACCACGGGGCTTGAGATCCGGCAGCGGCTGGAGGGGCGCGCCGATCTGTCGTTCATCTCCCTGACCGGCGAACGCCGCAAGGATCCCTCTGCACGGGCCGAAGCGCTGAATGCGGCGGATGCGGTGATCCTGTGCCTGCCCGACGAGGCGGCGAGGGAAGCCGTCGCCATGATCGAGAACCCGGACGTGCGGGTCATCGACGCCTCTACCGCCTTCCGCGTCGCGACGGGCTGGACCTATGGCTTTCCCGAGATGGACGCGGTCCAGAGGGGCGAGATCATCGGCTCGCGGCGGGTGTCGAACCCCGGCTGCTATCCGACCGGCTTCATCGGCCTGATGCGGCCGCTGGTGAAGGCCGGGCTGGTGCCCGTCGATTGGCGGGTCACGGTCAATGCGGTGTCGGGGTATTCCGGTGGCGGAAAATCGATGATTGCCGACTATGAACAGCGCGGGTCCGGACCGGCGTTCCGGGCCTATGGCCTGTCGCTGCACCACAAGCATGTGCCCGAGATGACCCGGCACAGCGGCCTGCAGCACGACGTGCTGTTCGCCCCGGCCGTGGGAGCCTGGCGTCAGGGCATGCTGGTCGAGGTGCCGCTGCAGCTGGCAGCCCTGCCGGAGACGCCCTCGATCGACCGGCTGCATGGGGCCCTGGTCGAGGCCTATGACGCGGCGCGCTTCGTCGAGGTGGCCGGGCTGGACGAAACGGACGCTATGACCGGCCTGGATCCCGAGGGCCTGAACGGCACCAACAGGATGCGCCTGCACGTGTTCGGCGACCGCGACGGCTCGCAGGCGCGGCTGGTGGCCCTGCTGGACAACCTGGGCAAGGGCGCGTCCGGGGCGGCGGTGCAGAACCTCAATCTGATGCTGGGACTGGACGAGGCGACGGGGCTGGTCTGATCTGTGAGGAAGGTATTGATGGAAGGTCACCTTGAAACCTCGCGCGTCTTCCCGACGTATGTGAGATCATGACCCAGACTTTCACGACCTCGCGCCGCACCCTGTTGCTCGGTGCCGCCGCCACCGGGCTTGCGGCCTGTTCCTCACCCGGAGAGGCGGATGCGTCGGAGGCGCAGTATGCGAACTCGCCGTTCCGCCGGATCACCGATGCCCAGTGGCGCGCGCGGCTGCCGGCCGCCAGCTACAATGTGCTGCGTCATGAGGCGACCGAACGGCCGGGCACCAGCCCGCTGAACGACGAGCACCGGGCTGGAACCTTCGTCTGCAGGGGCTGCGAACTGCCGCTGTTCCGGTCGCAGACCAAGTTCGATTCCGGCACCGGCTGGCCCAGCTTCTATGACTTCATTCCGGGGTCGCTGGGGTTCAAGACCGACCTGGCGATCGGCATTCCACGGACCGAATACCATTGCGCCCGCTGCCTGGGGCATCAGGGCCATGTCTTCGACGACGGCCCGCGCCCGACGGGCCAGCGCTATTGCAACAACGGCGTGGCGCTTATCTTCCAGCCGGCCTGACGCGCATGGCAGAGCGCACCGTCAGCCCGAACAGGACGGTGCAGACGATGACCAGCAGGGCGAAGTCGCGGCCCGTCAGGATCACGGGCACCGCAGCCGACAGCAGCACGAAGGCCGGGATGAAGGCCGCCCAGGGCAGGGCGCGGACCTCGCGCGACACCATGGGCTGGGGCGGGGCGACCGCGCGGCTTTCGATCAGGGTGTTGAGCACGACGTAGCAGGCCGAAAAACCGATCGCGATGACCGAATAGCGGAACAGATAGTCGGGGCGGCCGAAGGTCCCGGCGGTGAGGACGAGAAGGACCAGGGCGGTGCCGGTGGCGATGGCCAGCAGCAGATTGGGCTCGATCTTCAAGACTTGACCTTCACATAGCTGCCGGGAGCCGGCTCGATGGGCTTCAGCGGCCCCGCCTTCGGATCGCGGGCGCTGATCCACTCACCGGACCTGTCATGCAGCCAGGTGGCCCAGTGGTTCCACCAGCTGCCTGGATGCTCGACTGCGCCTGCCTGCCATTCCGCCAGAGACGGGGGCAGGGCGGCGTTGGTCCAGTGCTGGTATTTCTTCGCCGACGGCGGATTGATGACCCCGGCGATATGCCCCGACCCCGCCAGGGTCAGGGTCACCTCGGCGTTCGAGAAGGCCCGGGCCGAGCGGTAGACCGAGTTCATCGGCGCGATGTGGTCCTCGCGACTGGCCTGGAAATACAGCGGGATCTTCACCTTCGACAGGTCGACCGTGATGCCGCCGATGCGGAACTCGCCCTTCGACAGAAGGTTCTGGCCGTACATCGAGCGCAGATAGTCCATGTGCAGCTTTTTGGGCATCCGCGTCTGATCCGCGTTCCAGAACAGCAGGTCGAACGCCGCCGGCGACTTGCCCATCAGATAGTTGGATACGAAGAACGACCAGATCAGGTCGTTGGCGCGCAGGGCGTTGAAGGTCTCGGCCATGGCCGCCCCGGGCAGGACGCCGCCGGCCGCGTCCATCTGTTCCTCGACCTGGGTCAGCCAGTGTTCGTCGGTGAACAGCAGCAGATCGCCGGCCTCGGCGAAGTCGTGCTGGGCGGCAAAGAAGGTGGTCGAGCCGACTCGGGTGTCCTTCCGGGCTGCCATATGGGCCAGGGCCGCGCCCATCAGCGTGCCGCCGATGCAGTAGCCGACGGTGTTCAGCGTCCCGGACCCGGACTGCTCCAGCGCCTTTTCGACCGCGCGATAGATCCCCTTTTCCAGATAGTCGTCAAAGCCGAAGTCGGCCTTGTCGACGTCGGGATTCACCCACGAACAGACGAAGACCGTGAACCCCTGGGCCGACAGCCAGCGGATCATGGAGTTCTCCGGCTGCAGGTCCATGATGTAGAATTTGTTGATCCAGGGCGGGAAGATCAGCAGTGGGACGGCGCGCTGCTTGTCCGTGGCCGCATCGAACTGGATCAGCTCGAACAGTTCGTCGCACCAGACCACCTGGCCGGGCGCGGTGGCGACGTTCTCGCCGACCACGAACTTGCCGTAATCCGCCTGGCTGATCTTGAGCTTGCCCATGCCGCGTTCCAGATCGGCAGCGAAATTCTGCATCCCTTTGACCAGCGACTCGCCGTTTGTCTCCGCCATGGCCTTCAGCGCGGCGGGGTTGGAGGCCAGGAAGTTCGACGGGGAGAAGGCGTCGGTCAGCAGCTTTGTGAAGAACTCGGCGCGGCGTTTGGTGATCGGATCGACGTCCTCCACCGACGAGACCAGCCCGTTCATCCAGTCCGACGTGACCAGATAGGACTGGCGCATCATGTCGAACATGGGGTTCTCGGACCATGCCGGATCCTTGAATCGTTTGTCCTTCGATGGCTGGGGCGGCGCCTCGCCCGCCGCGCGCCGGGTGGTTGAGGCCCACAGGTCCATATAGCGATTGAACAGGTCGGCCTGGGCGGCGAACAGCTTGTCCGGGCGGGCGGCCAGGCTGGTCATCACCGAGTTCATCGCCGGGCCGACGTTGAACGGGTCGGGCGACAGGGCGGCCGGCCGGTCGGCCTGGCTCAGGGCAGCCTCGGCGATGGCGGACTGGGCCGTCATGGCCGCGCGGGCCAGATTCAGCGACAGGGTCTCGATCATCTGGCGCTGATCGGCGGCCATATCAGGCAGGGCGAAGGGCGATGCCGTTTGCGGGCCTGGGCCGGGAACAGGTTCCGGGATGGCTTCCAGCTCAGGCCTGGCGGTGGGTTTGGGTTTGGAGGGGCGCGGTTTGGCGGATGTCGGACGACCCGCCTTGCGTGGAGCCTTGGCGGCGGCAAGCGTCGGAGGCGGTGGGGTCGGGGTGCGGGCCATGGGGTCCTCTGTGCGCTTCCTGATCGGTCCGGGCGTGCTCCGCCCTTCCGCCTGTAATCATCATGGCATATGACCAGCCCCGACATGAACGCGCATCAGGCGAAAAAGATAGCGGGTCTGCTGCTGGCCCTGGCCGGGACGTCCGGATGCGCTGCGGCGTTCGACCCGACGACCGATGCCTCCTCGCCGGTCGCGCCGCGCGTGCAGGCGCTCGTCGATGCCAATCGCCAGTATCCGCGCTGGGCGGACTTTCCGGCAACCACGACCGATACGCCACAGCCGCTGGAGGTGGCCGCGCGCGTCAATACCTTGAAGGCCTCCGCAGGCGCGCTGGCCGGCGAGGCCTCTCGAATCGAATGGACCCTGGGCGATCCCCTGGTGTTTGCTGCCGAGACCCGGGCGCGCATCGACGACCGGCAGATCGCGCCGGCCACCGCGCAGACACAGGCCGATGTTGAGGCTTTTGCCGCCGAGCAGCGCCGCCGCGGCACCGCCCCGCCGCCGATCGATCGGGCACCCGCGCCGCGCTGATCCGCGAAATCTATCGCCCGGCCGAGAGAATCCGGGGATCATCCCTCTCAGGAGTATTTGACATGGCTGACACGGCCCCCTTCGCCTCGACCCTCGCGGCTGACGCCGCCATGGTCACCGAACTGGCGGCCATCGCCTCTTGGGCCCAGATCGGGCGCGGGGATGAAAAGCACGCCGATCAGCTGGCGGTCGACGCCATGCGCACCGCGCTCAACAGCCTGGACATCGACGGCAAGATCGTGATCGGCGAGGGCGAGCGCGACGAGGCGCCGATGCTCTATATCGGCGAGAAGGTCGGCACCGGCAAAGGTCCGGCCATCGACATCGCCCTCGATCCGCTGGAAGGCACCACCCTGACGGCCAAGGCCATGGCCAATGCCCTGACGGTCCTGTCGATGTCGGCGGGCGGTGGCATGCTGCACGCGCCCGACACCTATATGGACAAGATCGCGATCGGGCCGGGCTATGCGCCGGGCACCGTCGATCTTGACATGACGCCGGGCGACAATGTCCGCTCCCTGGCCGCGGCCAAGGGCGTGAGACCCGACCAGATCACGGTCTGCGTCATGGACCGCCCGCGCCACGACGTCCTGATCGCCGCCCTGCGCGAGGTCGGTGCCAAGGTCATGCTGATCACCGACGGCGACGTCGCGGGGGTGATCCACACGGCTGAGCCAGAGACCGGCATCGACCTGTACCTGGGATCGGGCGGCGCGCCCGAGGGCGTTCTGGCGGCCTCTGCGCTGAAGTGCGTCGGCGGGCATTTCCAGGGACGGCTGCTGTTCCGCAACGACGATGAGCGCGCGCGGGCCCAGCGCACGGGCGTCACGGATTTCGATCGCAAGTACGACCTGCATGAACTGGTCTCGAAAGACGCCGTCTTCGCTGCCACCGGCGTGACCAAGGGGGCCATGCTGGATGGGGTTCAGATGGGTGCCCACTTCGTCACGACCCACACGCTGGTGATGGATTCCTCGACCCGGACCGTGCGCCGCATCCGCACGACCCGTCCCCTCTGATGGCCGATGGACCGCCGGCCGCGTCGCTGACGCCGGGGTTCCTCGATGTCGCGCGCTCCTTGTCCGGGCGGGCCTGGAGACAGCGGCCTGCGGAGGCATCCGTCATCCGCGCCCACATGCAGGGGCTGGGTCTGGAGGAACCGCTGGCGCGCGCCCTGGCGGCTCGCGGCGTGAAGGCGGAGGAGGGGGCCGACTTTCTGGAGCCGACGCTGAAGGCCCTGTTTCCCAACCCGTCCAGCTTCATGGACATGGATATCGCGGCAGAGGCCATCGTGTCCGCGATCCAGACCGGCGAGCGCATCCATGTCTTCGCCGACTACGACGTCGACGGTGCCTCCAGCGCGGCCCTGCTGGTCCGCTGGTTCCGGGCGCTGGGCCACGATCTGCCCCTCTATGTCCCCGATCGCCTGACCGAGGGCTATGGCCCCAGTCCGATGGCGTTCGACCGGTTGAAGGCTTCCGGGGCCGATCTGGTCATCACGGTCGACTGCGGGGCCGCGGCGAACGAGGCCATCGCCCATGCCTGCGCGATCGGTCTGCGCGTGGTGGTGATCGACCACCACATGATGCGCGAGGAACCGCCGGCCTGCGTCGCCGTGGTCAATCCGAACCGTCCGGGAGACACCTCGGGACAGGGCAATCTGGCGGCGGCGGGTGTCGTCTTCGTCCTGCTGGCGGCACTGAACCGCGAGGCCCGCAAGCGGGGCCTCTTTGCGGATACGCCGGAGCCCGACATTCGCCAGTGGCTGGACCTCGCGGCGCTGGGGGCCATCTGTGACGTCACCGGCCTGACCGGGTTCAACCGCGCGCTGACGGGGCTTGGCCTGAAGGTCATGTCGAACTGGGGCAATCCCGGGCTGAGGGCCTTGCTGGTCGTTGCGGGTAGCGAGCCCGGACCGGCCAAGTCGAATCATGCCGGCTTCATCCTGGGCCCCCGGATCAACGCGGGCGGCCGGATTGGTCGGGCGGATCTGGGCGCGCGTCTGTTGTCCACCGACGATCCGGACGAGGCCCGGGCCCTGGCCGAGGAACTGGACGCCCTGAACATCGCCCGTCGCGAGGTCGAGCGCGAGGTCACCGAGACGGCGACACGCCGGGTCGAAGCCGCCGGTCATCACGCGGACGGATCGGCCGTGGTCGTCGTCTCTGGCGAAGACTGGCATCCGGGGGTGGTCGGGATCGTGGCCGGGCGGCTGCGCGAGCGGTGGCGCAAGCCCGTCGTGGTGATCGGCGTGGACGCCGTCGCAGGCGTCGGAAAGGGCTCGGGGCGATCGCAGCCGGGCATGAATCTGGGCCGCGCGATCCAGGCGGCCTGGCGCGAGGGCCTTCTGATGGCCGGCGGCGGCCATGCCATGGCGGCCGGCCTGACCGTCCGTCCCGACGGTATCGACGCCCTGCGGGGTTTTCTGAACACGGTGCTCGCCGGAGAACAGGCCGACGCCGACGCGCTGGACTGGGTCGAGGTGGATGCCTTGATCGATCCGGGTGCCGCGACGCGCGCGCTGTTCGAGGGATTCGAACGTCTGGCCCCCTTCGGCCCTGCCAACCCCGAGCCGCTGTTCGCCCTCAGCGGCGTTCAGGCCCGCGAGCCGGTACAGATGAACGGCGGCCATGTGCGATGCCGCCTCGTCGGAGCGGACGGATCGGCGGTCAAGGCGATCGCCTGGCGGTGTGCGGACCTGCCGACGGGCAAGGCCCTGCTGGCCGGGCAGGGCGGTCTGAGCGTCGTCGGTCGTCTGAAGGCGGACGACTGGAACGGGCGCAGGGGCGTTCAGCTGGAGATCGAGGACATCGCCGATCCCCGTATGGCGGTTTAGGTCGAAACGCCGCTTGCGCCCCCCGGAATCGCCCGCTATATCGCCCGCTCTCGCGCAGCGGTCCCTTCGTCTATCGGTTAGGACGTCAGGTTTTCAACCTGAAAAGAGGGGTTCGACTCCCCTAGGGACTGCCACGCGGGATTTCCCCAATAAAATCAGATAAATAACCCCCGGTTCGGGCGAGGTTTTCTACGGTTTTTTCTACGTTCTTTATGCGCTTTCGGCGCTTCTCATCTGGCGTCATGATCGGGCGCTTGCGGAAGGGCTAGAATGACCAAGCGCGACCCTAAACCTATGACTGCGGAAGAGCTTCGGATCATCGATTTGGATGACGACGTGCTTCGAGAAGAGCACTCCCATCTGTCTTTTGATGCGATGCGATTGAAGGATCGGGTATCTGGGCTGATGCTAAGACAGGTTGGGCTTTCCTGCCTTATCAGTACCGCCTTGATGGCGTGTTCGCCACCTAATCGGCTATATGAAAAGGTGCCGTTTCCGGTGTTGACCTCAATGGCTTGCACACTGGAGCCCGTCCACAATGGCGTGCTGAATCCCACATACCTTCGAGAGAGTTCGCGCGACGCACTTACCTTTGCCATCACCAACCTAAATGCCGAGGCAAAGACAGCGTCGCTTGGTGGAAACAACGGGGCAGAGACGGTCGAGTATCGTTTTGATGGCGATCAGATGCAGTTCATCGAAACAACGATGACCGGCAACTTCACATTGACGACCGTTTTTGCGCCCCCTGAAGTTGGAAAGCCGATGCCAGCGGTGCACTCACGCCACATCGAACTCTCCCCGGCAAACGTCTCAATCTCGCAATACGCGGGGGAGTGCGTGGCAGGATGAAATCCGCTCGCCTTTACCTATTTAGTCGGCGGGCAGCATGTCGCTCATTGCTTGCTGGAGCGGACCGGCCACCTGGTTAATCCGATCCTGAATGGTCTTGCGGTAAGCGAGCTGTGCATCCCAGCTATCGATTAGCGTCGCAACGCGAACGCCAACGATAGGATCAAGCCGACCGCCGAACATGGGTATCTCGCACCCCAGAGGGTCTAAATCCTCTGCAATTTGCGTCACCTGTTTAGTAACCGTGTTGATCGTCAGACGGACACGGCGACAATCCGTCATTGATTCGGCATCGAGGATGCCGTCCTGCCAGCTCTTAATCTCGTAAATGTCCTCCGACGCACTAAGAGTGTATGAGTCAGTAGATGTGGACGATGGAGCGAGGGACGGACCACTCGCATTTAGAATTTTGTCCGAACAGAAGCCTTCGGATATCTGGCAGACTATTTCTGATCTATTCAAAGGGAATGCCATGTCTGGCATAGACCATGAACCGGAAGCGTAGATGGACCCGCTGCCGCTATCATATACCGCGACGCTGAAACCCATTCCGGGCGACAAGGTGGTCAAGCGGGAGAGGAACGCCAAACGGGTCAGCTGTTCATACTCTGCGAACGTCAGCGACCCATCGGCTACAAGTCCGCTTTTTGTTTCAAACTGAACTATCGCAGCTACCGTGTCGGCATCGGTCAGCGGTTCGAACGGTGTCCGAAGATCAACTGGGTAGAACAAGTCTGCCAGGCT of Brevundimonas subvibrioides contains these proteins:
- the argC gene encoding N-acetyl-gamma-glutamyl-phosphate reductase, coding for MATIFIDGEAGTTGLEIRQRLEGRADLSFISLTGERRKDPSARAEALNAADAVILCLPDEAAREAVAMIENPDVRVIDASTAFRVATGWTYGFPEMDAVQRGEIIGSRRVSNPGCYPTGFIGLMRPLVKAGLVPVDWRVTVNAVSGYSGGGKSMIADYEQRGSGPAFRAYGLSLHHKHVPEMTRHSGLQHDVLFAPAVGAWRQGMLVEVPLQLAALPETPSIDRLHGALVEAYDAARFVEVAGLDETDAMTGLDPEGLNGTNRMRLHVFGDRDGSQARLVALLDNLGKGASGAAVQNLNLMLGLDEATGLV
- the msrB gene encoding peptide-methionine (R)-S-oxide reductase MsrB, which produces MTQTFTTSRRTLLLGAAATGLAACSSPGEADASEAQYANSPFRRITDAQWRARLPAASYNVLRHEATERPGTSPLNDEHRAGTFVCRGCELPLFRSQTKFDSGTGWPSFYDFIPGSLGFKTDLAIGIPRTEYHCARCLGHQGHVFDDGPRPTGQRYCNNGVALIFQPA
- the phaC gene encoding class I poly(R)-hydroxyalkanoic acid synthase, which gives rise to MARTPTPPPPTLAAAKAPRKAGRPTSAKPRPSKPKPTARPELEAIPEPVPGPGPQTASPFALPDMAADQRQMIETLSLNLARAAMTAQSAIAEAALSQADRPAALSPDPFNVGPAMNSVMTSLAARPDKLFAAQADLFNRYMDLWASTTRRAAGEAPPQPSKDKRFKDPAWSENPMFDMMRQSYLVTSDWMNGLVSSVEDVDPITKRRAEFFTKLLTDAFSPSNFLASNPAALKAMAETNGESLVKGMQNFAADLERGMGKLKISQADYGKFVVGENVATAPGQVVWCDELFELIQFDAATDKQRAVPLLIFPPWINKFYIMDLQPENSMIRWLSAQGFTVFVCSWVNPDVDKADFGFDDYLEKGIYRAVEKALEQSGSGTLNTVGYCIGGTLMGAALAHMAARKDTRVGSTTFFAAQHDFAEAGDLLLFTDEHWLTQVEEQMDAAGGVLPGAAMAETFNALRANDLIWSFFVSNYLMGKSPAAFDLLFWNADQTRMPKKLHMDYLRSMYGQNLLSKGEFRIGGITVDLSKVKIPLYFQASREDHIAPMNSVYRSARAFSNAEVTLTLAGSGHIAGVINPPSAKKYQHWTNAALPPSLAEWQAGAVEHPGSWWNHWATWLHDRSGEWISARDPKAGPLKPIEPAPGSYVKVKS
- the glpX gene encoding class II fructose-bisphosphatase: MADTAPFASTLAADAAMVTELAAIASWAQIGRGDEKHADQLAVDAMRTALNSLDIDGKIVIGEGERDEAPMLYIGEKVGTGKGPAIDIALDPLEGTTLTAKAMANALTVLSMSAGGGMLHAPDTYMDKIAIGPGYAPGTVDLDMTPGDNVRSLAAAKGVRPDQITVCVMDRPRHDVLIAALREVGAKVMLITDGDVAGVIHTAEPETGIDLYLGSGGAPEGVLAASALKCVGGHFQGRLLFRNDDERARAQRTGVTDFDRKYDLHELVSKDAVFAATGVTKGAMLDGVQMGAHFVTTHTLVMDSSTRTVRRIRTTRPL
- the recJ gene encoding single-stranded-DNA-specific exonuclease RecJ → MADGPPAASLTPGFLDVARSLSGRAWRQRPAEASVIRAHMQGLGLEEPLARALAARGVKAEEGADFLEPTLKALFPNPSSFMDMDIAAEAIVSAIQTGERIHVFADYDVDGASSAALLVRWFRALGHDLPLYVPDRLTEGYGPSPMAFDRLKASGADLVITVDCGAAANEAIAHACAIGLRVVVIDHHMMREEPPACVAVVNPNRPGDTSGQGNLAAAGVVFVLLAALNREARKRGLFADTPEPDIRQWLDLAALGAICDVTGLTGFNRALTGLGLKVMSNWGNPGLRALLVVAGSEPGPAKSNHAGFILGPRINAGGRIGRADLGARLLSTDDPDEARALAEELDALNIARREVEREVTETATRRVEAAGHHADGSAVVVVSGEDWHPGVVGIVAGRLRERWRKPVVVIGVDAVAGVGKGSGRSQPGMNLGRAIQAAWREGLLMAGGGHAMAAGLTVRPDGIDALRGFLNTVLAGEQADADALDWVEVDALIDPGAATRALFEGFERLAPFGPANPEPLFALSGVQAREPVQMNGGHVRCRLVGADGSAVKAIAWRCADLPTGKALLAGQGGLSVVGRLKADDWNGRRGVQLEIEDIADPRMAV